In the bacterium genome, CCCGTGGCAATCTCCTCCAGATCGTTATTTCATGGGAATAATCAGCGCTACTTAGGCGGCTCCACTGAAGGAGCTTTGGATGCGGACGGGGGTGGGGTGTCGGTTGCCTCAAGATGCATAAAGCCTTTCAGTATGATAGGTGAGTATCCGAACAGGTTCAGGGATGAGCCTGGCTTGGGGGTTGCAGTGGCGCTTGAGGATCTCTCAGCTGCCAGGATTCCGCTGCCATCACAACTTAACCAGTAATCATCTATATATATTCCTACCGCTTTGCCGGTCGGGTAGGGTATGTTTGCAATCCCTTTTTTGGGCATTGCCCCGGCAATAGCGGTAGTGACGTGAATATGGTAGACGGGCTTACCATGCAGCATCTTTATTCCGAAAAACTTATAGGTTGACTTCTTGGTTGGCTGGGGATCTCCGATTGAGTTCTCGAAACCATTTGACCACGGTTCTTTGCCTTGTACCACCCAAGTGCCCCCCACCTTCAGTGGAAATGGCGGTGTTGGAAATAGAAAATTACTCGTTTGCAACTGTATTGCTATTTCGGCTGCCATTCTCTCCACCCCTTGAGGGGCGTCTTTTATTTCGGTTGAGAAGTGCCAAATACCATGTGGGCTAACCGTTACTGTCCTGTTGGCATGGTTCAAATCCTCTGCTGTATAGGTCTTGGTTATCCCCATCGTGTTTACTGTAAATTCTTGGGCAGTGACTTTCAAGGTTGCGTCCCCATAGGTGTCTACCTTGAGTACCTCAACTGACACCCACACGGCCATAGATATCTTCTCAGGTGTAACCTTCTCTGTACTTTGTCCCCCCGACGTTGTCGTGGTGTCAGCCCGAACAACATAATAACGCACCTGCCCGGGAGTAAAGTGGTACCTGAGATCATACTTCTCAGCGCCCTTTGCTTTAGGCTGAGCCGCCCAAGCCACGCCCATGCAGAGCAGGGCAATTAGGATGGCGATTCGTGTTTTCATGTCTTTCCTCCAAAAAGAGCAATGGCTCATTTGTTTCTGCCTTAGATACTTCTATCCATCCCGAAATATTTCCTGCATGATTTTTTTGACATTTTATAATACCCATCCCTTCGCCCTGTACCGTCTAACTTAACACGCTGAGCCGAGTTCAGAGCGTAGGGAGAGGGGATGGGTTAATTCATGGCTTCTGCCTTTATTCTTCTAACCACCGCCTAGCCTCCGTCACTATTTGTTCTTCTAAAGGCTCGATGATGGTTTGGCGGCATCTTCTGCCGCCGGGGGCGGACCACATGGGGCCGCCGGCGTAGTGGGGGCTGTAGTGTTGGTTTAGGTCGAGGGTGGCGATTAGCATACAGTTGCGCTCATCGCGCTCGAACGCTATGATTGAGGTTTCTGTCCAATGGGAGGGGTCACGGGTGAACTCACCGGCTTGGATGCCGGATGAGTCCCAGATGCCTGCGCGAGTGTCGAGGCTGCTGGCGGCTATCCAAACTCCATTATCGGCGGCTCGTGCGTGCATGAGTCCCGCATAATAGGCGGCGCTGGGGAATAAGATAAGCTCCGCGCCCTTATACGCCAATAGACGCGTAGGCTCGGGGTACCAACTGTCGTAGCAGATCATAATTCCTACCTTGCCAAAATCCGTTTGAAATACCGGCATCTCGACGCCGGGGGTAACGCCCAAGTCCTCTTCAGGGTCGAAGACCTGGTTTTTATTGTATGTGCCCAAGAGGTTGCCTTCACGATCATAAAGGGGGCAAGCGTTAAGGGTGAGGTCCCCTCGCTTTTCATAGAAGCAACCTGCCACGTGCATCCGCCATCGTCGGGCTTTCTTCGCCAGAAATTGGCGTGTAGGGCCATCGAGCGGTTCAGCATCTTGCTCACTGACTTTATTGAAGACTTCAGGCAGTAGGGCGACATCCACATGCTTCATTCCGGCGACATCGAGCCACTTGTCCCAGAACGGCATATCATGATTACCCCAACTGACGGCGACTTTCACCAGGCGCAGCGGCACCGGTTCGGCTTCGGTGAGGCTGATTTCGTCCCATATAATCTTCCCGTGAGGACTATGACGGAAGTAGATGCGTACGGGCGCCTCTTTGTCCTCTTTGGGTCCATTAAAGTGGCTCTCGCCGACTATCCAATCACCCTCTTTATGATAGGACAATATGCCGGCAGTAAAAAACCCGCCTTCGCTGCCATAGATGCCGTGAACGGCAACATGATTAAGATCATCAACGCCTTCAGCGCGAAGCCGCACGCACATTTTGTAGGCTTTGTTGGCTTCGAGCTTGATATTCTGTTTGAGGAACCCAAAACACTCACGGCGCCCGTTGCCTGTGGCCGTAAGCTGGCCTTTATCTGTTAGTCTGAAGTCAGGTTTAAGGGCGGGATTGGGGTTAACCAATTCCCAACCATCGGGCAAGCCGCCGATTGTGCCCTTCGAAAAATCGCCGTTGACGATTAGATTGGTTTTACTCATTATTACCTCACAATTAGAGTGTCATCCGAAATCAGTAATGTAGGGGCAGGGTTTGCCACATCCTTCGAAGAGCGCAGCAAGCAACTCCCGTCATTTTTCAATAAACCGATGTGCTTCACGCGCTATCTCGTCTTCGATGGATTGAATAAGGGTTTGCCTCAGACGTCTGGCTGCAGGAGCGCAAAGCATAGGGCCGCCCCAATAGTGCGGGCTGTATTGGCGACTGAGGTCGACGGTAGCAATCACCATCTTGTTGGTT is a window encoding:
- a CDS encoding carbon-nitrogen hydrolase family protein — encoded protein: MSKTNLIVNGDFSKGTIGGLPDGWELVNPNPALKPDFRLTDKGQLTATGNGRRECFGFLKQNIKLEANKAYKMCVRLRAEGVDDLNHVAVHGIYGSEGGFFTAGILSYHKEGDWIVGESHFNGPKEDKEAPVRIYFRHSPHGKIIWDEISLTEAEPVPLRLVKVAVSWGNHDMPFWDKWLDVAGMKHVDVALLPEVFNKVSEQDAEPLDGPTRQFLAKKARRWRMHVAGCFYEKRGDLTLNACPLYDREGNLLGTYNKNQVFDPEEDLGVTPGVEMPVFQTDFGKVGIMICYDSWYPEPTRLLAYKGAELILFPSAAYYAGLMHARAADNGVWIAASSLDTRAGIWDSSGIQAGEFTRDPSHWTETSIIAFERDERNCMLIATLDLNQHYSPHYAGGPMWSAPGGRRCRQTIIEPLEEQIVTEARRWLEE